One segment of Primulina tabacum isolate GXHZ01 chromosome 6, ASM2559414v2, whole genome shotgun sequence DNA contains the following:
- the LOC142548576 gene encoding CASP-like protein 5B2, with translation MKDLFGSPGTVSGLLLRTGQCLFAAGSIGAMVSALGFSNFTAYCYLIASMGLQVLWSFGLACLDVYALRIRRDLHSPVLVSLFIVGDWVTATLSLAAACSSAGIAVLYAKDLKFCTGPTHLPCKTFELSIALAFITWFLIAVSSYVMFWILASV, from the exons ATGAAGGATTTGTTTGGAAGTCCAGGGACAGTTAGTGGCTTGCTGTTAAGAACTGGGCAGTGTTTATTTGCAGCTGGCTCCATTGGAGCTATGGTTTCCGCTCTTGGGTTTTCTAACTTCACCGCTTATTG CTACCTTATTGCCTCGATGGGGCTTCAAGTTTTATGGAGCTTTGGTCTTGCATGTCTTGATGTTTATGCTTTGCGGATAAGAAGAGACCTTCACAGTCCAGTTCTAGTGAGCCTGTTCATTGTTGGTGATTGG GTAACAGCAACATTATCACTTGCTGCTGCGTGCTCATCGGCAGGGATTGCAGTTTTATATGCAAAAGACTTGAAGTTTTGTACTGGTCCGACACATCTTCCATGCAAAACATTCGAGCTCTCCATAGCTCTAGCATTTATCACATGGTTCCTTATTGCAGTGTCATCTTATGTAATGTTTTGGATATTGGCTTCAGTTTAA
- the LOC142548577 gene encoding PRA1 family protein A1, with amino-acid sequence MDWGNVTTEDLIDALREVDWSSPPRPVSEFFSRFTVPRSYAKWNSRVKCNLYYYRTNYFILVVFILGMGFLRSPLAIVAALMTALSIAFLNDSFAGTFSEKVTRTVRKLSPHLAAKMRPALTPVIRGRPSAKRAIHVCGQPRWVFVLLSSVVGFILWFVSCGLLTLLWALAIGLLATLIHASFRTPNLKARLNTFREEFRAVWRNYSEL; translated from the exons ATGGATTGGGGAAACGTCACGACGGAGgatctgatcgatgctctgcgaGAGGTGGATTGGTCGTCGCCGCCGCGTCCGGTTTCAGAATTCTTCTCCCGATTCACCGTCCCGCGTTCTTATGCTAAATGGAACAGTCGTGTCAAGTGCAATCTCTATTA CTATCGGACCAATTATTTCATATTGGTCGTCTTCATTCTTG GGATGGGATTTCTTCGGAGTCCCCTTGCTATTGTAGCAGCATTAATGACAGCACTGAGCATTGCGTTTCTGAACGATAG CTTTGCAGGTACTTTCAGTGAAAAGGTCACAAGAACTGTCAGGAAGCTTTCTCCACATTTGGCTGCCAAAATGAGGCCTGCCCTCAC GCCTGTAATTCGTGGGCGACCATCTGCAAAAAGAGCAATTCATGTATGTGGACAGCCTCGTTGGGTATTTGTCTTGTTATCTTCTGTGG TTGGTTTCATCCTCTGGTTTGTTTCGTGTGGCCTTCTTACTCTCTTGTGGGCACTTGCTATTGGCCTTCTtg CCACCCTCATTCATGCAAGCTTTAGAACACCAAATCTCAAAGCTCGTCTGAACACATTCCGCGAGGAATTCCGTGCAGTTTGGCGCAATTATAGTGAGCTGTAG